From a region of the Nothobranchius furzeri strain GRZ-AD chromosome 12, NfurGRZ-RIMD1, whole genome shotgun sequence genome:
- the rpusd1 gene encoding RNA pseudouridylate synthase domain-containing protein 1: MSTEPASIESLCVLHQSHDYIVVDKHWDIRIDSKMWYEKRTVQKQLQHHFPRLADPSTYYGFRFCHQLDFSTSGALCVALNKAAAGRAYRCFKDRTVTKAYLALLRRWVENETQTLDFSIGKNSTEGRTHTMCTEGTEGCENPKSCLTELTVLEYGLYDGEPVTKVLLQPLTGRTHQLRVHCSAIGHPIVGDFTYSLGADDSPYRMMLHAYLLHIPLEAQPLLVKAGDPFVPTVDPKWVPQRSLRTLEATVEAVLERRKTKENERVRGEERTKQRSHQKVEEETEEQRGVCQEWLSEWAGDE, encoded by the exons ATGAGCACAGAGCCGGCGAGCATCGAGAGCCTGTGTGTGTTACACCAGAGCCATGACTACATCGTGGTGGACAAACACTGGGACATCCGCATCGACAGCAAGATGTGGTATGAAAAACGGACGGTGCAAAAGCAGCTTCAGCACCACTTTCCTCGTCTGGCGGATCCCAGCACGTACTACGGATTTAG GTTCTGTCATCAGTTGGATTTCTCCACCAGCGGAGCTCTTTGCGTGGCCCTCAATAAAGCTGCTGCTGGTCGGGCTTATCGCTGCTTCAAGGACCGAACTGTCACCAAAGCCTACCTCGCTCTG CTTCGCAGGTGGGTTGAAAACGAAACTCAAACTCTAGACTTCTCCATCGGCAAGAACTCCACGGAGGGAAGAACACACACGATGTGCACTGAAGGAACAGAAG GTTGTGAGAATCCCAAGTCGTGCCTAACTGAGCTGACTGTGTTGGAGTACGGGTTGTATGATGGAGAGCCTGTCACCAAAGTGCTACTGCAGCCTCTCACTG GCCGAACCCACCAGCTGAGGGTCCACTGCAGCGCCATTGGCCACCCTATCGTCGGAGACTTCACCTACAGCCTCGGAGCGGACGACTCTCCGTATCGAATGATGCTGCACGCCTACCTCCTCCACATCCCTCTGGAAGCCCAGCCCCTCCTCGTGAAAGCTGGGGACCCCTTTGTTCCTACGGTCGACCCTAAATGGGTCCCTCAGCGATCGCTACGAACATTAGAAGCCACCGTTGAAGCTGTGTTGGAGAGGAGAAAGACTAAAGAGAACGAGAGAgtgaggggagaggagaggacgAAACAAAGGAGTCATCAGAAGGTGGAAGAGGAGACTGAAGAGCAGAGGGGGGTTTGTCAGGAGTGGCTGAGTGAATGGGCTGGAGATGAATGA
- the slc25a17 gene encoding peroxisomal membrane protein PMP34: protein MTSEVFSYESLVHAVAGAVGSVTAMTVFFPLDTARLRLQVDENRKAKSTPAVLTDIIREEGLLAPYRGWFPVICSLCCSNFVYFYCFHCIKASWLKGKPSTPSTDLVIGIAAGIVNVLVTTPMWVVNTRLKLQGSKFHNADIRPTNYTGILDAFVQIIRREGVGALWNGTFPSLLLVLNPAMQFMIYEGLKRQLRRGSPRELSSLEVFVIGAIAKAVATAVTYPLQTIQSILRFGQFNKPAEKSKLASSLWAVKSLLVSRVRKYGMLGLFKGLEAKLLQTVLTAALMFLLYEKIASCTFKVMGLSSSHYKKH from the exons ATGACATCCGAGGTTTTCTCTTATGAAAGTTTGGTTCATGCTGTGGCGGGAGCGGTG GGCAGTGTGACAGCAATGACAGTCTTCTTCCCTCTTGATACAGCTCGATTACGGCTTCAAG TGGATGAAAACAGGAAAGCCAAATCAACGCCAGCTGTTCTGACAGATATCATCAGAGAAGAAGGGCT ACTTGCTCCCTACAGGGGCTGGTTCCCGGTCATCTGCAGTTTATGCTGCTCCAACTTTGTGTACTTCTACTGCTTTCACTGTATTAAGGCCAGCTGGCTGAAGGGGAAACCGTCCACACCCAGCACAGATTTAGTCATAGGCATTGCTGCAG GTATTGTAAATGTTCTGGTTACCACTCCTATGTGGGTGGTCAATACCAGGCTGAAGCTTCAGGGCTCCAAGTTTCACAACGCAGACATCCGACCGACCAACTACACTGGCATCTTGG ATGCATTTGTGCAGATCATCCGTCGGGAGGGTGTCGGTGCCCTGTGGAATGGGACCTTCCCGTCCCTGCTGCTGGTGCTGAACCCCGCCATGCAGTTCATGATTTATGAAGGCCTGAAGAGGCAGCTGAGAAGGGGATCTCCTCGGGAG CTGTCATCGCTGGAGGTTTTTGTGATTGGCGCCATCGCCAAAGCTGTTGCCACTGCTGTTACGTATCCTCTGCAGACCATCCAGTCCATTCTTAGG TTTGGTCAGTTCAACAAACCGGCAGAGAAGTCCAAACTAGCATCCAGTCTTTGGGCTGTCAAGAGCCTGCTGGTCTCCAGAGTTCG GAAGTACGGCATGTTGGGCCTGTTTAAAGGCCTGGAGGCCAAGCTGCTGCAGACGGTGCTGACTGCTGCCCTCATGTTCCTTCTCTACGAGAAGATCGCTAGCTGCACCTTTAAAGTGATGGGACTCAGCAGCAGCCACTACAAGAAGCACTAG